The Pseudomonas parafulva genome window below encodes:
- the pstB gene encoding phosphate ABC transporter ATP-binding protein PstB: MDCKLDKIFYGNFMAVRDSHVPIEKNKITGFIGPSGCGKSTVLRSLNRMNDLVKGFRFEGHVHFLGQDVYGKGVDPVVVRRYIGMVFQQPNPFSMSIFDNVAFGLRLNRYKGDIGDRVKHALQGAALWDEVKDKLKVSGLSLSGGQQQRLCIARAIATEPEVLLLDEPCSALDPIATRRVEELMVELKKDYTIALVTHNMQQAIRVADTTAFFSVDISQGTRTGYLVEMGPTTEIFQNPREQLTSDYISGKFS; this comes from the coding sequence ATGGACTGCAAGCTGGACAAGATCTTCTACGGCAACTTCATGGCCGTGCGTGACAGCCATGTGCCGATCGAGAAGAACAAGATCACCGGCTTCATCGGTCCCTCCGGCTGCGGCAAGAGCACCGTGCTGCGAAGCCTGAACCGCATGAACGACCTGGTGAAGGGGTTTCGCTTCGAAGGCCATGTGCACTTTCTCGGCCAGGACGTCTACGGCAAGGGTGTCGATCCGGTTGTGGTGCGTCGCTACATCGGCATGGTGTTCCAGCAGCCGAACCCGTTTTCGATGAGCATCTTCGACAACGTCGCTTTCGGCCTGCGCCTGAACCGCTACAAGGGCGATATCGGCGACCGCGTCAAGCACGCCCTGCAGGGCGCCGCGCTGTGGGACGAGGTCAAGGACAAGCTCAAGGTCAGTGGCCTGTCATTGTCCGGTGGCCAGCAGCAGCGTCTGTGCATCGCCCGCGCCATTGCCACCGAGCCGGAAGTGCTGCTGCTCGACGAGCCGTGCTCGGCACTGGACCCGATCGCCACCCGGCGGGTCGAGGAACTGATGGTCGAGCTGAAGAAGGACTACACCATCGCCCTGGTCACCCACAACATGCAGCAGGCCATCCGTGTCGCTGATACCACGGCCTTCTTCTCGGTGGATATTTCCCAGGGCACGCGCACCGGCTATCTGGTGGAGATGGGACCGACCACCGAGATCTTCCAGAACCCGCGCGAGCAACTGACCAGTGACTACATCAGCGGCAAGTTCAGCTGA
- the pstA gene encoding phosphate ABC transporter permease PstA: protein MTNLTTPVAAMPSLQRRFEGRALRSLSLTTLVWCVALLASVPLISVLYMLITRGGARLSLEVFTELPPTGFEMGGGFGNAMAGTFVMVGIAAAIAVPVGILAAIFLAELGPDSKLANASRFAAKMLTGLPSILAGVFAYALVVMTTGTYSAPAGGIALAVLMLPIVVLTAEEAMKMVPKIMKDAAYGMGCTRAQVIWKIVLPTGMPAILTGVMLAVARAAGETAPLLFTALFSNYWIYHDGSLAVMNPTASLAVLIYNFSGMPFDNQLELAWAASLVLVMIVLVVNILSRIFGKPKY, encoded by the coding sequence ATGACCAACCTCACCACCCCCGTGGCCGCAATGCCGAGCCTGCAGCGCCGTTTCGAAGGCCGCGCCCTGCGCAGCCTGAGCCTGACCACCCTGGTGTGGTGCGTGGCTTTGCTGGCCAGCGTGCCGCTGATTTCCGTGCTGTACATGCTGATCACCCGTGGCGGTGCGCGGCTGAGCCTGGAGGTGTTCACCGAGCTGCCGCCGACCGGCTTCGAGATGGGCGGCGGCTTCGGTAACGCCATGGCCGGTACCTTCGTCATGGTCGGTATCGCCGCGGCCATCGCCGTGCCCGTGGGCATCCTCGCGGCGATCTTCCTCGCCGAGCTTGGCCCGGACAGCAAGCTGGCCAACGCGTCGCGCTTCGCCGCGAAGATGCTCACCGGCCTGCCGTCGATCCTCGCCGGCGTGTTCGCCTACGCCTTGGTGGTGATGACCACTGGCACCTACTCGGCCCCGGCAGGCGGCATCGCCCTGGCCGTGCTGATGCTGCCGATCGTGGTGCTGACCGCCGAGGAGGCCATGAAAATGGTGCCCAAGATCATGAAAGACGCCGCCTACGGCATGGGCTGTACCCGCGCCCAGGTGATCTGGAAGATCGTCCTGCCCACCGGTATGCCGGCGATCTTGACCGGGGTCATGCTGGCTGTGGCACGCGCCGCCGGTGAAACCGCGCCGCTGCTGTTCACCGCCTTGTTCAGCAACTACTGGATCTACCACGACGGCAGCCTGGCGGTGATGAACCCCACCGCGTCGCTGGCGGTACTGATCTACAACTTCTCCGGCATGCCCTTCGACAACCAGCTGGAGCTCGCTTGGGCGGCCTCGCTGGTGCTGGTGATGATCGTGCTGGTCGTGAATATTCTCAGCCGTATTTTCGGCAAGCCTAAGTATTGA
- the pstC gene encoding phosphate ABC transporter permease subunit PstC produces the protein MNTPFAIPDNPDSACQPPSAKDFLVDRTFRALARIGVVLVLALVFALIYEVGRKALPGMEKHGFDVIFGSVWDVNQGKYGILPAIWGTLYSALIALLIAGFFGVSMAIFLTQDFLPPRLAAVFRTIVELLAAIPSVVYGLWGIYVVIPAIRPLTAWLNSELGWIPFFGSSLSGPGLLPAALVLAIMILPTVAAVSQDALTSVPMKTKQAAYGMGTTHWEAILKVMVPSAATGIFGSLVLGLGRALGETMALAMLVGNANTITLSLFAPANTLAALLALNFPEAGPNEVEVLMYAALVLMFITLLVNVVGSLIMLYAQRGHKS, from the coding sequence ATGAACACACCCTTTGCCATTCCGGATAACCCCGATTCCGCCTGCCAGCCGCCTTCAGCGAAGGATTTCCTGGTCGACCGGACCTTCCGTGCCCTGGCCCGCATCGGCGTGGTGCTGGTGCTGGCGCTGGTCTTCGCGCTGATCTACGAGGTCGGGCGCAAGGCCCTGCCAGGTATGGAGAAGCATGGCTTCGACGTTATCTTCGGCAGCGTCTGGGATGTTAACCAAGGCAAATACGGCATTCTGCCAGCGATCTGGGGCACGCTGTACAGCGCCTTGATCGCGTTGTTGATCGCCGGCTTCTTCGGCGTCAGCATGGCAATCTTCCTGACCCAGGACTTTCTTCCCCCGCGGCTGGCGGCGGTGTTTCGCACCATCGTCGAGTTGCTCGCGGCCATCCCCAGCGTGGTCTATGGCCTGTGGGGCATCTACGTGGTGATTCCGGCCATCCGGCCGCTGACCGCCTGGCTGAACAGCGAACTGGGCTGGATTCCATTCTTCGGCTCGTCGCTCAGCGGTCCCGGCCTGCTGCCGGCGGCGCTGGTGCTGGCGATCATGATTCTGCCCACCGTGGCCGCAGTGTCCCAGGATGCCCTGACCAGCGTGCCGATGAAGACCAAACAGGCTGCCTACGGCATGGGCACCACGCACTGGGAAGCCATTCTCAAGGTCATGGTGCCTTCGGCTGCCACCGGTATCTTCGGCTCGCTGGTGCTAGGCCTGGGCCGTGCCCTGGGCGAGACCATGGCGCTGGCCATGCTGGTGGGCAACGCCAACACCATCACCCTGTCGCTGTTCGCCCCGGCCAACACCCTGGCGGCGCTGCTGGCGCTGAATTTCCCGGAGGCCGGCCCGAACGAGGTGGAGGTGTTGATGTACGCCGCCCTGGTCCTGATGTTCATCACCTTGCTGGTGAACGTCGTCGGATCGCTGATCATGCTGTACGCCCAGCGGGGACATAAATCATGA